The following coding sequences are from one Synechococcus sp. HK05 window:
- a CDS encoding sulfotransferase, giving the protein MIIGGMKCGTTSLNAWLREHPGIAFSSHKEVHFFDKHFERGTGWYRTHFPIMERLQGASCTLEATPSYLYRAERVAPRMHALIPGAKLIVMLRNPVQRAISHYGHALRNQKESRPPEVALMSDFTSNGSCVNHYKSRGFYAKQLEHFLNFYPRNNILIIKSEEFFSAPSTIYQQTLNFLNLERRPLPDNATARNTSTIKPVISDAVRQHLEIFYEQPNQDLSALLGDFPGW; this is encoded by the coding sequence GTGATCATTGGCGGCATGAAGTGCGGCACAACAAGCCTGAATGCTTGGCTGAGGGAGCACCCAGGCATCGCCTTCTCGAGCCACAAAGAGGTTCATTTTTTCGACAAACATTTTGAACGGGGCACAGGTTGGTACAGAACCCATTTCCCCATCATGGAACGCCTACAGGGCGCAAGCTGCACACTCGAGGCAACACCCTCTTACCTCTATCGGGCAGAACGGGTTGCACCACGGATGCATGCCCTGATTCCGGGTGCCAAGTTGATCGTGATGTTGCGCAACCCGGTCCAGCGGGCCATTTCTCACTACGGCCATGCACTCCGAAACCAGAAGGAATCCCGCCCACCTGAAGTGGCACTGATGTCTGATTTCACAAGCAACGGCAGCTGCGTCAATCACTACAAGTCGCGAGGCTTTTACGCCAAACAGCTCGAACACTTCCTCAACTTTTACCCACGCAATAACATCCTCATCATCAAAAGCGAGGAATTCTTCAGCGCACCCTCAACCATCTACCAACAAACTCTGAACTTTCTCAACCTGGAGAGAAGACCCCTCCCCGACAATGCAACCGCTCGCAACACCAGCACCATCAAGCCCGTGATTTCCGATGCCGTAAGGCAGCACCTGGAGATCTTCTATGAACAACCCAATCAGGACCTCAGCGCTCTCTTGGGTGATTTTCCAGGCTGGTAA
- a CDS encoding AAA family ATPase: MSQAWADHLDLLIRARTPILWIRSQEEERIATLLAAAARRLGNRALARWDFISGLSGWPGRDGEAARNPLAALDSLAALSAEQPALLVLHDFHRYCDDASICRKLRNLASSLRQQPHTLVITATEWQPPRDLDECITLLDLPLPNQQEIEALLGSIAQACGQHLEPELLEQLSHSCSGLSEQRIRQVAARGLASRGELGLSDLDEVLEEKRQAIARSELLEYCPTEASPADIGGLDALKRWLEQRHMAFSDDARRYGLPLPRGVLLVGPQGTGKSLTAKAIAHSWSMPLLRLDVGRLFAGLVGASEARTRDMIQRAEAMAPCVLWIDEIDKGFGAAGDGRSDGGTSQRVLASLLTWMAEKSSAVFVVATANGVDKLPPELLRKGRFDEIFLLDLPDATERKAILDLQLRRRRPDHSLPLEVVVDRTAGFSGAELEQVVIEAMHQAFSEQREFCESDLISAAAQLVPLSRTAREQLEALQQWASSGRARPASTRMAPA, translated from the coding sequence ATGAGCCAGGCCTGGGCCGACCACCTCGATCTGCTGATTCGGGCGCGCACCCCCATCCTCTGGATCCGTAGCCAGGAAGAAGAACGGATCGCCACGCTGCTCGCTGCCGCCGCGCGTCGCCTGGGGAATCGAGCTCTCGCCCGCTGGGATTTCATTAGTGGCCTCAGCGGCTGGCCAGGTCGCGATGGCGAAGCCGCGCGCAATCCCCTAGCAGCCCTCGACAGCCTGGCCGCCCTGTCGGCCGAACAGCCGGCCCTGCTGGTGCTGCACGACTTCCACCGCTACTGCGACGACGCCAGCATTTGCCGCAAATTGCGCAACCTGGCCAGCAGCCTGCGCCAACAGCCGCACACCCTCGTGATCACCGCCACCGAGTGGCAGCCACCGAGGGATCTCGATGAGTGCATCACGCTGCTCGATCTGCCCCTGCCCAACCAGCAGGAGATCGAAGCTCTCCTGGGCAGCATCGCCCAAGCCTGCGGCCAACATCTCGAGCCTGAACTGCTCGAGCAACTCAGCCACAGCTGCAGCGGGCTGAGCGAACAGCGCATTCGCCAGGTCGCGGCTCGGGGCCTCGCCAGCCGCGGCGAGCTGGGCCTGTCTGATCTTGATGAGGTGCTGGAGGAAAAGCGGCAGGCCATCGCCCGCAGCGAGCTGCTCGAGTACTGCCCCACGGAAGCCAGCCCAGCCGACATCGGCGGTCTCGATGCTCTCAAGCGCTGGCTGGAACAGCGCCACATGGCGTTCAGCGATGACGCGCGCCGCTACGGGCTGCCCTTGCCACGGGGCGTGCTGCTGGTGGGCCCGCAAGGCACCGGCAAATCGCTCACCGCCAAAGCGATTGCTCACAGCTGGAGCATGCCGTTGCTGCGGCTGGATGTGGGACGCCTCTTCGCCGGGCTGGTGGGGGCCTCCGAAGCACGCACCCGCGACATGATCCAGCGCGCTGAAGCCATGGCCCCTTGCGTGCTCTGGATTGATGAAATCGATAAGGGGTTCGGAGCCGCCGGCGATGGCCGCAGCGATGGCGGCACCAGCCAGCGCGTGCTGGCCAGCCTGCTCACCTGGATGGCGGAGAAGAGCAGCGCCGTGTTCGTGGTGGCCACCGCAAACGGCGTGGACAAGCTGCCTCCCGAGCTGCTACGCAAGGGCCGCTTCGACGAGATCTTCCTGCTGGATCTCCCCGATGCAACCGAGCGCAAAGCGATCCTCGATTTGCAGCTTCGGAGGCGGCGCCCCGATCACAGCCTGCCGCTAGAGGTGGTGGTGGACCGCACAGCCGGCTTCTCCGGGGCCGAACTCGAGCAGGTGGTGATCGAAGCAATGCACCAAGCCTTCAGCGAGCAGCGCGAGTTTTGCGAGAGTGATCTGATCAGTGCCGCCGCCCAACTGGTGCCGCTGTCGCGAACGGCCCGCGAGCAACTCGAGGCGCTGCAGCAGTGGGCCAGCAGCGGCCGAGCGCGCCCAGCCTCCACCCGAATGGCTCCGGCCTGA
- a CDS encoding DUF177 domain-containing protein: MAAIHPSPAGDPLQPVPLQELRLLADGRSWTVDQAISELESLTPVRGSLTAVHRGNILEVAGEASTIVTLRCDRCLQHFNHPLSFRHQEVVWLGDQARSAGIDAEVVLEGGSEVLELDPDGLCESLDPSGDFDPEHWIFEQLSLQLPLVNRCGTDCPGPELLGAPGEQALTDPRWAALKKLQP, encoded by the coding sequence ATGGCTGCCATCCATCCGTCGCCGGCTGGAGATCCCCTGCAGCCTGTGCCGCTTCAGGAGTTGCGGCTCCTCGCGGACGGACGAAGCTGGACGGTGGATCAAGCGATCAGCGAACTGGAGAGCCTCACCCCCGTTCGCGGCAGCCTCACGGCCGTGCATCGCGGCAACATCCTTGAGGTGGCCGGCGAAGCGAGCACGATCGTGACCCTGCGCTGTGATCGCTGCCTGCAACACTTCAATCACCCCCTGAGCTTTCGCCATCAGGAAGTGGTGTGGCTCGGGGATCAAGCCAGATCCGCCGGCATTGATGCCGAGGTGGTGCTTGAAGGCGGCAGCGAGGTGCTCGAACTCGATCCCGATGGCCTGTGCGAAAGCCTTGATCCCAGCGGCGACTTCGATCCCGAACACTGGATCTTCGAACAGCTCAGCCTGCAGCTGCCGCTGGTGAATCGCTGCGGCACGGATTGCCCGGGCCCTGAGCTGTTGGGGGCGCCCGGTGAACAGGCACTCACCGACCCTCGCTGGGCGGCGTTGAAAAAACTGCAGCCATGA
- the yidC gene encoding membrane protein insertase YidC has protein sequence MIGYISDNLLLPILDFFYGLVPSYGLAIIALTVVIRLALFPLSAGSIRSARRMRIAQPVMQKRQAEIKAKYANNPQKQQEELGSLMKEFGSPLSGCLPLLVQMPILFALFATLRGSPFADVPYTLNLKVLPADQIAAVEPKPFNSPSHSIFVTATNHVPVIASLEKGTKLGVGDTETVSLHTKDGASFASVLTGVENGSAFTPTWSVTKGEGLVSVDQNGTIHAIAPGDVTVEAKIPGLAARSGFLFIKALGQVGFYTDGAVNWDIAILVAAFGASLFVSQILSGMGMPANPQQATANKITPVMITGMFLFFPLPAGVLLYMVVANIFQAAQTFLLTREALPDNLQAILDQQLAAEAKTVTATVSGSERLPFEPKGKK, from the coding sequence GTGATCGGCTACATCTCCGACAACCTGCTGCTGCCGATCCTCGATTTCTTCTACGGATTGGTGCCGAGCTACGGCCTGGCGATCATTGCCCTCACCGTGGTGATCCGCCTGGCGCTGTTCCCGCTGAGCGCCGGCTCGATCCGCAGCGCCCGCCGCATGCGCATCGCCCAGCCGGTGATGCAGAAGCGCCAGGCCGAGATCAAGGCCAAATACGCCAACAATCCCCAGAAGCAGCAGGAGGAGCTGGGCTCGCTGATGAAGGAGTTCGGCAGCCCTCTCTCTGGATGTCTGCCCCTGCTGGTGCAGATGCCGATCCTGTTTGCGCTGTTCGCCACCCTGCGGGGATCACCGTTCGCAGATGTGCCTTACACCCTCAACCTGAAGGTGTTGCCGGCCGATCAGATCGCCGCCGTTGAGCCCAAGCCGTTCAATAGCCCCAGCCATTCGATCTTCGTTACCGCCACCAACCACGTGCCGGTGATTGCCAGCCTCGAGAAGGGCACCAAGCTGGGCGTGGGCGACACCGAAACCGTGAGCCTCCACACCAAAGACGGCGCCAGCTTCGCCTCGGTGCTCACGGGTGTGGAGAACGGCAGTGCCTTCACCCCCACCTGGAGCGTTACTAAAGGCGAGGGCCTGGTGAGCGTGGATCAGAATGGCACCATCCACGCCATCGCCCCAGGCGATGTGACTGTGGAGGCCAAGATCCCCGGCCTGGCTGCCCGTAGCGGCTTCCTGTTCATCAAGGCCCTCGGCCAGGTGGGCTTCTACACCGATGGCGCCGTCAACTGGGATATCGCGATCCTGGTGGCTGCCTTCGGCGCCAGCCTGTTTGTGAGCCAAATCCTCTCGGGGATGGGCATGCCGGCCAACCCGCAGCAAGCCACGGCCAACAAGATCACGCCCGTGATGATCACCGGCATGTTCCTATTCTTCCCGCTGCCGGCTGGGGTGCTGCTCTACATGGTGGTGGCCAACATCTTCCAGGCTGCGCAAACCTTCCTGCTCACCCGTGAGGCCCTGCCCGACAACCTGCAGGCGATCCTGGATCAACAGCTCGCGGCTGAAGCCAAAACCGTCACCGCCACCGTGAGTGGCAGTGAGCGCTTGCCGTTCGAGCCCAAGGGCAAGAAGTAA
- a CDS encoding PH domain-containing protein, with translation MTGTPQTPPVAPGASINEDVFYAGGPAKGDLITNLLFGLTLIGIPFAVGALVRALWLRFRITSRRVEVSGGWLGRDRSQVVYSQIREVRSVARGLGFWGDMVLILNDGMKLEMRAVPRYKEAEAYIQERMAASPAAKASPKTGFGDNAAA, from the coding sequence ATGACAGGCACGCCCCAGACGCCACCGGTGGCTCCAGGAGCCAGCATCAATGAAGACGTCTTCTACGCGGGGGGGCCGGCCAAGGGTGACCTGATCACCAACCTGCTGTTCGGCCTCACCCTGATCGGCATTCCCTTCGCCGTGGGTGCCCTGGTGCGGGCCCTATGGCTGCGCTTCCGCATCACCAGCCGCCGTGTGGAAGTGAGCGGTGGTTGGCTCGGCCGCGACCGCAGCCAGGTGGTGTACAGCCAGATCCGTGAGGTGCGCTCGGTGGCCCGCGGCCTGGGCTTCTGGGGCGACATGGTGCTGATCCTCAACGACGGCATGAAGCTCGAGATGCGCGCCGTGCCCCGTTACAAGGAGGCCGAGGCCTACATCCAGGAGCGCATGGCCGCCAGTCCGGCCGCCAAGGCCAGCCCCAAAACCGGTTTCGGCGACAACGCAGCGGCCTGA
- the rnpA gene encoding ribonuclease P protein component, whose translation MVLSREHRLRGRFVFDRLYQKGQRHHGNLMVLRCLNAQPELLKPDPRDHSPNSCRLAVVVSSKVSKRSVRRNQLRRLFHSHLSAAVEALPNQGAGHWLLISLKPGSAEATDQALLGECFQLLAKAGLRP comes from the coding sequence ATGGTGTTATCCCGGGAACACAGACTGCGGGGGCGGTTTGTGTTTGACCGCCTCTACCAGAAGGGCCAGCGCCACCACGGCAACTTGATGGTGCTGCGCTGCTTGAACGCCCAGCCTGAGCTGCTCAAACCGGATCCCCGCGACCACAGCCCCAACAGCTGCCGGTTGGCGGTGGTGGTGAGCAGCAAGGTGAGCAAGCGCTCCGTGCGCCGCAACCAGCTTCGCCGCCTCTTCCACAGCCACCTCTCGGCTGCCGTGGAAGCCTTGCCCAATCAGGGCGCCGGTCACTGGCTGCTGATCTCCCTCAAACCCGGCAGTGCCGAGGCCACCGACCAGGCCCTGCTGGGAGAATGTTTCCAACTCCTCGCGAAGGCAGGACTACGGCCATGA
- the rpmH gene encoding 50S ribosomal protein L34, whose amino-acid sequence MTKRTLEGTSRKRKRVSGFRVRMRSHTGRRVIRSRRKRGRARLAV is encoded by the coding sequence ATGACCAAGCGCACCCTTGAAGGAACCAGCCGCAAGCGCAAGCGCGTCTCGGGCTTCCGTGTTCGCATGCGCAGCCACACCGGCCGCCGTGTGATCCGCTCCCGCCGCAAGCGCGGTCGCGCTCGCCTGGCCGTCTGA
- a CDS encoding DUF2808 domain-containing protein translates to MAGFRMGAAGTALAAALGLAGAATALAPMLPVKGQGTPGLVEFRWDSSKDYRKLYFFMTDTKRLKRSEYYLILKPKDRKTAILKLVVGIPKSFDATIDPKRVKLCYMKEGGMLSRTRCETDIPATVEVAADGSAIEIFPDTPVPVGKTIGVYINLFNPFNIGMYQFNALAQAPGDVPVSGYLGSWLIQIDPQSD, encoded by the coding sequence ATGGCTGGGTTCCGCATGGGTGCCGCAGGCACCGCTCTGGCCGCAGCGCTGGGGCTCGCTGGCGCCGCCACCGCCCTCGCACCGATGCTGCCGGTGAAGGGCCAAGGCACCCCCGGGCTCGTGGAATTCCGCTGGGATTCCAGCAAGGATTACCGGAAGCTCTACTTCTTCATGACGGATACCAAGCGCCTCAAGCGCTCGGAGTATTACCTGATCCTCAAGCCGAAAGATCGCAAAACCGCCATCCTCAAATTGGTGGTTGGTATCCCCAAGAGCTTTGACGCCACCATCGATCCCAAGCGCGTCAAGCTCTGCTACATGAAGGAAGGCGGCATGCTCTCGCGCACCCGCTGCGAAACCGACATTCCTGCCACCGTGGAAGTGGCGGCCGACGGCAGCGCTATCGAGATCTTCCCCGACACCCCCGTGCCCGTGGGTAAGACGATCGGCGTGTACATCAACCTGTTCAATCCCTTCAACATTGGGATGTATCAGTTCAACGCCCTCGCCCAGGCCCCTGGGGATGTACCGGTATCGGGCTACCTGGGCAGCTGGTTGATCCAGATCGATCCCCAGAGCGATTGA
- the aroH gene encoding chorismate mutase, producing the protein MSTSQLRALRGATTAAANTSAAISEAVSELIDALVERNQLQGSQLLSVTFSVTADLDAMFPAAIARRRDGWDSVALLDCQQMAVAGDLPRCIRLLAHAWLEPDQPVRHAYLRDAARLRPDLAS; encoded by the coding sequence ATGAGCACCTCCCAACTGCGGGCCTTGCGGGGCGCCACCACCGCTGCGGCCAACACCAGCGCTGCCATCAGCGAGGCGGTGAGCGAACTGATTGATGCCTTGGTGGAGCGCAACCAGCTCCAGGGAAGCCAACTGCTCTCGGTGACCTTCTCGGTCACGGCCGACCTGGATGCGATGTTTCCTGCGGCGATTGCCCGCCGCCGCGATGGCTGGGACAGCGTTGCCTTACTCGATTGCCAGCAGATGGCCGTCGCCGGCGACCTGCCCCGCTGCATCCGCCTGCTGGCCCATGCCTGGCTGGAGCCCGACCAACCCGTGCGCCATGCCTACCTGCGCGACGCCGCACGCCTGCGCCCCGATCTAGCCTCCTGA
- the sppA gene encoding signal peptide peptidase SppA: MVWPWRRKSRRKLARIAIEGAIASGTRERVLKALREVERREFPALLLRIDSPGGTVGDSQEIHAAIQRLRQKGCRVVASFGNISASGGVYVGVAAEKIVANAGSITGSIGVILRGNNLSRLLERIGVQFETVKSGLYKDILSPDRALTAGERQLLQDLIDSSYGQFVNAVAEGRGLEESAVRGFADGRVFSGAQALELGLVDQLGDEDSARRLACELADLDEETTRPINFGQPKKGLAGMIPGRNLFARLSEALHLELAWSGQPLWLYRP, translated from the coding sequence ATGGTCTGGCCCTGGCGCCGCAAATCCCGCCGCAAATTGGCGCGTATCGCCATCGAAGGGGCGATTGCCTCCGGCACCCGCGAACGGGTGCTCAAAGCGCTGCGGGAGGTGGAGCGGCGTGAATTCCCAGCGCTGCTGCTGCGGATCGATAGCCCTGGCGGCACCGTGGGTGACAGCCAAGAAATCCATGCGGCGATTCAACGCTTGCGCCAGAAGGGCTGTCGCGTGGTGGCCAGCTTCGGCAACATCTCGGCCTCCGGCGGGGTGTACGTGGGGGTGGCGGCCGAAAAAATCGTGGCCAATGCCGGCTCGATCACCGGCTCGATCGGCGTGATCCTGCGGGGCAACAACCTCTCGCGGCTGCTTGAGCGCATCGGCGTGCAGTTTGAAACCGTGAAAAGCGGGTTGTATAAAGACATTCTCTCGCCGGATCGTGCCCTCACCGCTGGTGAGAGGCAGCTGCTGCAAGACCTGATCGACTCGAGCTACGGCCAATTCGTGAACGCCGTGGCTGAGGGCCGGGGGCTGGAGGAGAGCGCCGTGCGCGGCTTTGCCGATGGGCGCGTGTTCAGCGGCGCCCAGGCTCTTGAGCTGGGACTGGTGGATCAACTGGGTGATGAGGACAGCGCCCGCCGCTTGGCCTGTGAACTAGCCGACCTCGATGAAGAGACCACCAGGCCGATCAACTTCGGACAGCCGAAGAAAGGCCTGGCCGGGATGATCCCTGGCCGCAACCTGTTCGCCCGCCTCAGCGAAGCCCTCCACCTGGAGCTCGCCTGGAGCGGCCAACCCCTCTGGTTGTACCGCCCATGA
- a CDS encoding DMT family transporter — MRVKVRWLLMVLPFALWGTAMAAMKPLLAEAGPLTLAWMRLLPAGGVVLLAAGLWRGQWRVDRRDWGWLLLFALVDATAFQGLLARGLVGTGAGLGSVLIDSQPLLVALLARSLFGEAINPVGWLGLLVGLLGILCLGLPAPLLRQWWLMGPESLGDQAWSHGELWMLAAALAMAVGTVISRYACRHSDAVAVTGWHMVLGGLPLLAGSALLPVFRADVPPFWPHWSLLQWGLMAYAALLGSAVAYGLFFWFANHGDLTSFTSLTFLTPVFALLCGVVLLEEQLQPLQWLGAALALVSVVLINRRALLWHPGGAAAEVVP, encoded by the coding sequence GTGCGGGTGAAGGTGCGCTGGCTGCTGATGGTGTTGCCGTTTGCCCTCTGGGGCACGGCGATGGCGGCCATGAAGCCGTTGCTGGCGGAGGCTGGGCCCCTCACCCTGGCCTGGATGCGTTTGCTGCCTGCCGGGGGCGTGGTGTTGCTGGCGGCGGGGCTCTGGCGCGGGCAGTGGCGTGTGGATCGGCGCGATTGGGGGTGGCTGCTGCTGTTTGCCCTGGTGGACGCCACGGCGTTTCAGGGGCTGCTGGCCAGGGGGTTGGTTGGCACCGGCGCGGGTCTGGGATCGGTGTTGATCGATTCCCAGCCCTTGCTCGTGGCCCTGCTGGCCCGCAGCCTGTTTGGAGAGGCGATCAATCCAGTGGGCTGGCTGGGGTTGCTGGTGGGTTTGCTCGGCATCCTTTGCCTGGGGTTGCCGGCTCCGCTGCTGCGCCAATGGTGGCTGATGGGGCCGGAGTCTCTGGGTGACCAGGCCTGGAGCCATGGCGAGCTGTGGATGCTGGCGGCTGCCCTGGCCATGGCTGTGGGCACGGTGATCAGTCGCTACGCCTGCCGCCACAGCGATGCGGTGGCCGTCACCGGTTGGCACATGGTGTTGGGTGGCCTGCCGTTGCTGGCCGGATCGGCCCTGCTGCCGGTGTTCAGGGCGGACGTTCCGCCGTTTTGGCCCCACTGGTCCCTGTTGCAGTGGGGGCTGATGGCTTACGCCGCCTTGCTGGGCAGTGCTGTGGCCTATGGCCTGTTTTTCTGGTTCGCCAACCACGGCGATCTCACGAGCTTCACCTCGCTCACCTTCCTCACGCCAGTGTTCGCCTTGCTGTGCGGGGTGGTGCTGCTGGAGGAGCAGCTGCAGCCTTTGCAGTGGCTGGGGGCTGCTCTGGCCCTGGTGAGCGTGGTGCTGATCAACCGCCGTGCGCTGCTGTGGCACCCCGGTGGGGCGGCGGCTGAGGTGGTGCCATGA
- a CDS encoding glycosyltransferase family 4 protein, which yields MNLLVVATALGPLGSGRGGGVELTLAGLVAGLLQRGHRITVLAAEGSQLPGDGAAAELWSCAGTPQPSVQHQGREALITMPADALLARFWRRVLAEAPAAGFDAVLNLGYDWLPFWLTPTAPLPLFHLVSMGSVNAAMDGVIAEVAAWDQRRLAFHTAAQAADFALVQPPVLLGNGFDLSAYRFCEQPEALLGWVGRVAPEKGLEDAAAAAARCGLPLAVWGLVEDEAYAAAVQASVPAGTLQWRGFLPTAQLQAALGHCRALLNTPKWNEAYGNVVVEAMACGVPVVAYRRGGPGELVQPGENGFLVEPDDVAALADAVGQVDRIDRRACRQWVERHASRAVLAERIEAWVGQALQP from the coding sequence ATGAACCTGTTGGTGGTGGCCACCGCTCTGGGGCCTTTGGGCAGCGGCCGCGGCGGTGGCGTGGAGCTCACCCTTGCTGGCCTGGTGGCCGGGCTGCTGCAGCGGGGGCATCGGATCACGGTGCTCGCGGCTGAGGGGTCTCAGCTGCCAGGTGATGGCGCAGCCGCAGAGCTCTGGAGCTGCGCTGGCACGCCGCAGCCGAGCGTGCAGCACCAAGGCCGTGAGGCGTTGATCACCATGCCGGCGGATGCGTTGCTGGCTCGTTTTTGGCGGCGCGTCCTCGCTGAGGCGCCGGCGGCGGGGTTTGATGCGGTGCTCAACCTCGGCTACGACTGGCTTCCGTTTTGGCTCACCCCCACGGCGCCGCTGCCGCTGTTTCACCTGGTGAGCATGGGTTCGGTGAATGCCGCGATGGATGGGGTGATCGCGGAGGTGGCGGCCTGGGATCAACGGCGGCTCGCCTTTCACACGGCGGCTCAAGCTGCGGATTTCGCCCTTGTGCAGCCGCCTGTGCTGCTGGGCAATGGCTTTGATCTGAGTGCCTACCGGTTTTGCGAGCAGCCCGAAGCGCTGCTCGGCTGGGTAGGACGAGTCGCACCCGAGAAGGGGCTAGAGGATGCGGCCGCTGCAGCGGCGCGCTGCGGCTTGCCCCTGGCGGTGTGGGGTCTGGTGGAAGACGAGGCCTATGCCGCTGCTGTTCAGGCCTCGGTGCCGGCGGGCACGCTGCAGTGGCGGGGATTTTTGCCCACGGCGCAGTTGCAGGCCGCGCTGGGCCATTGCAGGGCGCTGCTCAACACGCCGAAGTGGAACGAGGCCTACGGAAATGTTGTTGTGGAGGCGATGGCCTGCGGTGTGCCGGTGGTGGCCTATCGGCGTGGTGGCCCCGGCGAATTGGTGCAGCCCGGTGAGAACGGCTTCCTGGTGGAGCCTGACGACGTCGCGGCCCTGGCCGATGCCGTCGGCCAGGTGGATCGAATCGATCGCCGCGCCTGCCGTCAGTGGGTGGAGCGCCATGCGTCGCGGGCGGTGCTGGCGGAGCGGATTGAGGCCTGGGTGGGGCAGGCGCTGCAGCCGTAA